The following DNA comes from Chelmon rostratus isolate fCheRos1 chromosome 20, fCheRos1.pri, whole genome shotgun sequence.
CTGAGTAACAGGAACTtagcagagggaaagaaagcTTAAAGAAGAgagacgaacacacacaaatagacgCACCTCTAAGTCGTTAAAGAATAAGTGTGTGTCGGCCAAGTTGAAGATCATTTCTTCCATCCTCAGGCCTAATGATACAGATGTCGGCGGAtcctgaaaaagacaaaaaacagatcaaataaAAATCTAGGTAATGTTGTTCCATTTTGAAGGAGTTaatgtgaaacaataaataacGCTGCTCCTTCTGAGTCACTCAATTAACACAGAATCTCTTTAAATTCCTCAGCAGGCTATTCCCATAAAAGAAGACATTAGGCGGACTTGAAAGTTTCAGCCTCTGTTTACGACCCCTCCGAAAGGGACCAGAATAGTCATCAGAAATGCCACAGACTTGAATGAATGCAGTAAAAGCATGTCTCTTCTCAGAAGGAGTGGTCGATTTAGAAGAGTCGGGGTCGCAGTCTCGTTGTAAATAGCCCATTCTCCACATACTTGTGCTCATGCATCGTCTGATTGCTCTCTAGGTGATAGATGAACAAAATTCCCCCTGAAGCAACCACTTTAAGGTGTTTCTTAATATCAaaaataattctaaataaatacTGACATTTCCCTGCAGTGGGTGCAACTGCAATTCTTCCTTAAATCTTGATCTTTGTCAGTAATATGAGACGTGCTGTAATGGTGATAGGGTACACTGTCTGTAAGATAATACCTAGAGAGAAGCGAACTACAATGTAAATAGTTAATGAGCCTGTGACAATGCATGcgattttccctttaaaaagATAATGAATAGGCAAAAAGTCTTCAGTGCATTTTCCTCATAAACATCTAATCTTATCTAAAGATAAAAgatttgtgttattattttttccatgCTAACAAAATTGCAAACActtattttagaaaatgtgcTTGTCCATAAAATTATTAAGTTTCTGTtcagagataaaacaaacaaaacatattataattaattaactaattgaAGTGCTTTTTGCTGCTGCACAAATTCCTTTTTATCTTAAATCTCTAATCAGCAGATTGTTTTCAGCAAGCaaaggatgaagaaagacaaTGGAAGAGTGCAGAGGGAGATTTTCTGCAGCTGGGTGAGATTGCATTTAAAACGGGCCAGGCAGGACCAGAAGCAGGGATTACAGAGTTAAACCACCTGAAGACACACCTGAGCTTTCTGCTGATTAGCTGTCACTGCCCACAATGCTTACGTTTTCACTAAAATGACAGAGGACAAACCACACAAGTAGAGCTCAATCCCCACTTCTCAAGgctttctccttcctcttaaCCTCCCAGTTCGAATCAATCTTTCAGTCAGAATTCATCAAAAATAATTAGCCTCCCACATCAGCGTGCCACCAGCTCCTTCTCCCCAGCCTCTGCCGCTGTTGGGTGATTTAGCATTATGGGCTGGTTTGGTGGGAAAAGGCAGTCTTCTCCGGCGCAAGTGAATCCTCTCCAATTAAATCTAAACAATCAGTCAGTGAGAGAGTTAAGAATACAAGCAGGCCAGAAGgccaaagtgctgctgctgtcattgctTCAGCACCACCTGTCCCGAGATGTCAGTGCCATCCACAGGGGCGCCaagccccccctccctctctctctctgagcccCTTACCAATAACAACCCCCCCATCCCCACCCACTTTAAGCTCTCCAGCTCTGGCCAGCCCAATAGCAGCACAGCTGGCCTCAGCCATCAGCTTTATGGGGGTGAGCTGCCTTGATGCCAATTAAAAGAGCTGATAAGAacagcagtgtgtttatgtgtgtatgagagggagaaaaaaagtcagAGAGAGTGGGTGGGAGGTCacagtgagtgagagaaagtgtgGATGTGCACTCACTCAGATACACATCTATTTATAGTAAGCTCAGAGCAGCTAGGAGGGAAAACTGTTTGTTAACTTTTCTGTTTATGCCACTAAGATAGAGATGACATGAATGGCAGGCAGCAGGCAAGAGAGGGTAGCGGTTGTTGTGGTGGATGAGTGGTTGTGGGGGATGTTGGTctgcttcactttcttttctgaGGTCGTTTACAGATCTGTGTTTCTGATATGCTTTGAGGTTGCTGTGAGTAAGCATGTCTCCCTCTTAAGATATTGCTTTAATGTGATAGTGTCAGCAGGTTGGAGCATGACAGGAAGATAAACTTTGGTTAAAAAAAGGGGACTGACAGGAGCataggaggaggaaaagagggaacaAAAGGGAGAACGGAGAGTGAGAGGGACTCTAGCGGCTGTCACATCCTATATGAGCTCTGATGGAACGGGCCCTTATGGAGTCAGgagtgtttcctgtttcagagGAGCACACTGGAGAccctgtgtatgcatgtgtgtgtggttggagaGTCCCCCATCACTGAGCCACGGCTCCCTAAGGCTCGGCTCTCTCTTTACCCAGCATGCAGGGCCgagaataaagtaaataaacagtgGAGGGTCGTGGGGCAGCCCTCTTTCaccccaaaaacaaaacagtgccCCCATCAAACACCCCCTCATACCAGAACAAAGGCACAGAGCACGGGTCGCAGACGCTAAGCTCTCTGACATATGAGGAGCAATATGTCATTTTTGACTTCAAAACCAGACACCTTCATAGTCAAAACAACCGGCGATTAGAAATGCTGCtctcagacaaaataaaatgcagatcTTAAAGATTTCCTTGTTGCTTTTAAATGATGTCctatatataaatgtaaaaataagaGCGGATGATACACATTGAAAGCTATACGACCTCAATGAAACCATGAGAATAGGATTCTGCCTTATTTCccaaattgtttgttttgaaagtttAAATTTAGAGAAGCAATTTACATGGAACAACAAATAGCAAAGCCTGGAAAAGTAAACTCTTCATCTCAGTGCACACAGTGACACGGGATGGAAAATGACCTTCCAAAATTATAATGCTATATGTTTGTTGAtatttacatatacatatgtaatATATTTGAAAGCAAGTTTAAGGGAAACTCAGTGCTCCAGTTAGAGTTTTAGAGTTTTGACTGAATTGCATTTGGTGGACTATGTCTCCTGCCAGGGTCTCCAGGGAGATCCCTGCCTGAAAAGGATGGATTGAGAAGCACTTAATTAAACTAACAATGTGGCATTTCTGAAGGAGAAAGGAACACTTAAGATGTGTCAATAGACATCCAGAGTGCAACTGTTGTGAGCCCCTACAGCCGAGCCCCAACCAGCCATGCATAGCTCCAACAGCTGCAAAGAGCAGTCAAATACTTGCCAAGCCTCATTGGAcctattaaaaaaagaaacaattatCTGTACATTGAGTTCTGCTCTGTCTTCTCACTGTGGGCTCAAGGAACAGTGAAATCTATCCTCTGCTCAGTGGCCACCCCCCCCTCAGCCTCTGatactttttttcttcttttaatatttatgtgttttgctGATAAAGTGCACCGCTACTGCCACAGTCTGATGTCACTCACCCGTCCATATCTGTTGGCATAAGAACCCGTAAGCAAGGAATGGAAAACGATGATTGTTTCATCCAGGTCCCAGATGAAAACTCGCTGAAGAGATGGGGTGCGGAGggggaagaaagaaacaaagaaaaacagagagaaaagaggcaaaaTCAATGGTGCACTCTGTAGGGCTGCAAGGTGATCCTCCTGGTCAATAGGCCAGGAGCGTGTATTTGTGCGCCACAGGGACCAGGATCCATTTGCTTGGGTTGGTCACCGCAACACTCCTCCCATCACCCCACCACATGCTTTCCATCCCCTGCCCTGTACATTAAAGTAATCAATAGTGACAAACTAATTAACTAGATATGTTAACACGGCATGATGTCAGTGCTATAATGGGCGCTATTAACCTCGTTCAAATTCATATCATACTAATGAAGAGCCCTCTGAATTACCAAGAGTTTATTTTGATGTATGGTTACTATCAAAAATGTTGTATGGCTCATGGTGCAATGGTTAGTCACAGCTGGCGTCCAGTCTGATGACTacaatatgtatatattattcACTTCAGTGATGAGTCACCTAATCACATGGCTTATTGTTTATTCACGAGGTATACATGAGAACTTTATACAAGATGTGCGTTTAGTGATGTCATATATTCCACAATGCATAAATAATGCTTTTATAGTTAAGGAATCAAATCTTTAACAATTAATGCCCATCAAGTGTTAAAGCTGGTGTGGCAGCCATATAGTAAGTGGATTAGTGCCCGTGTGCCTCAGACAGGGCGAGGCTGTCTGTCGCCAAGGTAGCGGGCTCACCCTACCTCAAGGTCGGAGTCAGGCGGCGGTGATGGGTTGTTGTTCCTTCTTCCCCGGCCACGTGACTTTCCATCCGAGGCCCGCCGCAATCGATCCGAATCTGAATCTTTAATGGGGGTTGATGGACTGTGGATGGTACTGTACTCTcctgaaaggaaggaaagaaggaagaaggagagtATAAAAAGAGTGTATCAAAGATGAGCTATTATTTGCTTTTAGCAAAGAAGTGTGAGCATCCATTTGTCATGATAAAGGACAGACAGCTTCCTGGGGACATTTTTAGTGATTATGCAGGCCTACAGGTaacaaaaatacataataaaagcTGCTGTGCTCCATACTGATTTAATAAACAAGAGGTAACAGAGTACATGCCAACTAGAAATAGCAAATATGCCATTTATCTAAATTAGACGACTGTGTATGAAATTACATTTAGTCAAAGCCTAATGTCTTTGGTGTTGATTGATGACAACTGtacacagagtcataaaattTCGACTGACTTATAAAGATACAGTCAGTGCTTGATTGCCaaatgatttcagttttaactttttttcttgcttgCCACACTGCAGTAGACTCACTGAGACCATCTCCTACTCATATTGTGCATTTGGGTTAGCACAAATAAAGATTTTTGGCATTTAGCTCATGCTCTCTTATCAGGAGCAACTTTTAGTCCAGGATCAAATTCCTGATATTCATGTTATACAAGGCAATCCTGCTGCCTGCAGTTTGACTCTTACCTGCAGGGTTCTCTGTGAGGGCCTGGCTGGTAATGCCAGTGGGTGGCTCCTGCAGGGTgtaggtggtggtggtggagggcgTGCTGGGACTGGTGTTGTTACTTGTCATGTAGGGTGAAGTGTAGGGTGAGCTGTTGTAATACTGAGCATACTGTCCCTGGCCAAAGGCTGGATAAGTGGGATAGTCCTGTTCAGAAAGTAGGGAAATGGTAAAAAGATAAGTTACATTTGGATAAAGACACGTcaagtggagaaaaaaatgagagataaagaaagataTGTACAATGTGGTGCAAGAGGGGAGATTTAGATCAAAAAGGTGgaggcaaagagagacaaaaggtAGCAGAGTTGAGGAAGAAGCAGGATGTTTGGCAGAGTAATGTGAGATATGCCCTGCACCAGTGTTGCTACTTTACAGTGCAGATTCCaaaacataaatgcaaacacatgtcTGTTCTGTCCTACATCTGGACAACgatctgtcttgttttttttctctctccttttcctctgtggCATAAGACATTTGTACCGGGGGAGGTACAGTAGATAATCCTGCGTACAAAGCTTTTGACATCCTGAGTGATTTATGTCTGAATATGTCACGGATGAAATGTAACATATTGAGTATGCATGTTTCCTAAAGATTTCCAGGTTGGGAATGAGTCTGCAATTCAGGCTTATATAAACTGATAGCTGCATACAGATACCACATCAAGAAACAGAATGAGCTGAAGGAAGGGCACAGATACCTGTTGTGTGCTGTTGAAGCCAGTGGAGTTTGTCAGGGAGTTGTTTCCTGCATACAGTCCTGACGTTGTTGTGAAAGTGCCACCTTTAGGGGATAAGAATTGATCTTTTGAGTTATGTATATGCCATATTataacaaaaacattaataaagcTGCAAGCAGTGAAGTGACACAAATGAAATGGCACACTgttagggggaaaaaagttaGTCTTTTGTGAAACAACTATTTGAGGTGGTGAACAGAGGGAGGCCTGAGGGAGTGTTCCCAACAGTGGCCTtatctttctcctcttctttccttaTCAGTGATTGGATCAGGCCTGATGAATGACggaggggggaagagaggggTGAGGGGTGGACAGAACCTGCTTCCAAAGCTGTCCAAGCCCGCACAATGTGAGGAAGACAAGAGGCTGCTGTGTGCTTCGGTGGCGTGGGGTGAAGGAGGGGTTGGAAACGGTGGATGCACTGGGACGGATCATCAGGGTGCCAGAGGGGCTGTGCATGGGCGGTGTAGTGAGACAGAGATGTATAAGGACGAAGGGCTGAGGTCGCAGTAAGTAGCACTGGAGGGGGGTTTGCTGCTGACATCCAGCCCCAATGAATATGTATGTTCCTCTTCACTTGCTCAAAGGATGGTCCTCCTGGGTAATTAAATCATTCAAAGGGGGGTTGATAGCATCTAATGGCTTTATAATATACATAACATGAGTTatagaggagaggagcagcagtggCCCTCGGGGGCACGACTTCTCTCTTCAGCGGCGTCCACCTGCACTGTCATGTCAGGCAAGAGaacagcaggagaagcagcatATAGGGGATCACAGATTGGTGGAGAGGAAGCAGGGTGACAAGGTAAGCATGAGAGAGCTGTGAATATTAAAGCTAAAATGATCCCAATCATTTAGCTCCTTCCTGAGAGCAAAATTATCTTTGAAAACCAAATAGATTTGTTGCACTTAATTTGACTTAATTTGTATACTGTGCTCTATAAATcttgaaataaattaaatgtctTCTAAAAATTGACAATTCTTATCATAGAAAAGATTCACATTATCAGACTTAATGCCACTGCCAAATACAACTGATTTATCCcttaaaagaaaatgcaacagGCTGCCTCTTCAGTAGAAATTTTCCTGCCTGCAGCCACAACCATGTTTATAAAGAGCGGTTAATCACAAAGTGCTCAAAGCAAAACCCAGTCAGAGAATGTAGCTGTGCATAGGGAGCGCTTGATTTGATGCATTAGAGTAGGCACAAAACATAAACATTGCATCCACTCAAGCTTAATTCAATGTGGGGGCCAAAGCCTTGATCATAATTTTTATATGATTATTTGCGCAGCTTGGTGTATGTCGATTATTCTGCTTGCTTATAACTACATAGTAGTAGAAGTACAATAGTAAAACTTTGGGAAGTAATTTCTCTCTCCCTGGAAAAAGAGGCTTCAGAGATTTCATTATAAATAATCTATTAAAAAAGTCTTTGCACCAAACTGCCATGGCAGTGCTTGCAACCTTTACAAGTATGACCCCTGGGCTTTATTACGTGTCTCTTTTCATACAAATTGTTTCTCCATACTATTAATTAGCACTACCATTGCATTCTTTAAAAAAGCGCCTTCACTTATTACCACAGTGATTCCCCCGTAGCAAGAAAAATATCCCGTAGTTTTAGTGAAAATGAAGGGGAAGATAAATTTACTGTTCCTAAATGGAGCGTAATTACACCTTTGTTcccagagacaaacagagggagTTCCTTTCATCCTCTGGTCATTGGCCCCATCAGGAGGGCCCTCCCACACCGTGACAAACGTGAAGCAGCTTTCAGCACAGGGGGAAGGATCAGGGAAGTGGGCCGGGGGGGCGTGAAGGACACCGTATGGAGGAAAGCATGGAAAACAGAAGACGTAGTGCAGTGTTTAGCCTTGTCAGGTAGCTAAGGACCCAGCACAGtggttaaaaaagaaacaaacacctCCAAATCTCCCAAGATTACCAGGATCCACTAATTATTTGTGCAGTTTCTCACTCTCGGCTTCcaacaattacacacacacagaagattTTTACTGTGTTCCTTATCCTGGCCTCTACCGGTTATTTTCATCAGTGctgttctctctttttgctgttttgcttgATATTTCAAGGCCTGCGGGGGGAATTTTAAAACTTTTGTGTTCTCCGCAGAAAGTTCAACATCAAGTGAAAGTCCGACAGAACAATGAGGCAGAGACGAGGAGGGGTCTGCGAAGGACAACAAATTAGCCTAACGCACAGTTCAAACAGTCATAAAAGCTCTCACTGGCAGGGTTTGAGGGCTGCTCTGTGGAGAACAAGGAGCCACATAAAAGCCGACGGGACCCCTGCTAGCCCAGTGAGAATGAGCCCATGCTGTTGGGAGTGGTGGTGCTGGTTATAgcagggggagaaagagggggtCTTGTGGTTCTCCAGGGGgcatgttttctctccctccccctgtcCTGCTCCAGTTAGTTCACTCACTCAAGACCAGAcatcatccctccctcctctcctccttccctcctgcCTTCTGGCTCCACAATTGGAAGTCCATTTGCTTTGCTTGATCAGTCTCCTTGCCACGGGCTATGTCTATCATCAGTGCACAATATTTGTAGCAGAAGTTTGTATGCCCCACTTGGGAATAGGCTATCAAGTCCAGATGGGGCTCTCCTTTTAAAAAAGGCAACTGAGGCTTCAGCTCCTTCAGCTTGTACTGCCACTGGGACAGAATGCTGGAATCCAATTATTCACCAAATTAGCATCTGCTCAGTCCCACCATCAGCAcaatctctccatctcctcacaCACCTTTGAAGGATTAGGCTTTTTGTGACAACACATGAGATGCACCACATAAACAGCCACAAGGGGCTGCAAAACTGAGGCACATAAAAAAAACGCCTGCCCCCTTCACGATTTGGTGCCACCACTTTAGCGCCCACACAAAGCTCCATGGCATCGGACAtgaaagcaaagagcaaaaGCATTAATCTAATCGTCCTCCGCCTTGACAGCTGGCCACAGGCTGGTGGAAGGgacactgacagagagggggagtatcaaatgtggaaaaaaagagtcTTTGGTTGGGACACCCAGGCCTGAGGCACCTCGCCCAGGCAGATCAATAGGCCAGAGAGAGCAATGATGATGGTATGGCGGAGGGCCAGATCCACAGTTAGAGAACCCAAGGCCAGAATAGTGGTCAATCTGTCATCTAACATGGCTGCCAATTACTAACGCACTTAACGCTACATGGGGCATCTGATAGCCAGAGATAGTAAGAGACAGtgagggaaagacagaaacgGATGAAGGGAAACAGAAAGTCAGAGTAAGAGCATAATACTTGATGAATGGGCACATAATATTGTCATCGTGAGTTAAACCACTAAGGGCAGGATAGCAGCTTCTTCATCCTGCCGCAcattctctgtctcttgttCCCATCCCCTCTCGCTGCCTCTCCTTTTTCAGGCGCTCGGCTGCGTGCTGCAAAACTCCGGCTGTGGCCGACTGTATTTGGTTAAGAGGCGTGGAAAAGAGGCTTCCCCACGCCACATCTGCTGCTGAGCTGGCGTTATTTATTGTGAGATGCTGGAGGCTTTTCAACAACATGTGGAGATGCTTCTACTGTCACACATTAGCTATTGCAGGAGGGAACATGAAGACTATGCTGTTAGTTAACTCTCCTTGCAGGTGGAGCAGAGGGTTTTTTTCAACCAATACAACCAGAAAGTATTAAAAGCACTACATGGCAGAAGGCCTGATCTACATTTAAACAGACTGTATGAGGGGACAGAGGGAGCACAAGACGGGGAGTGCAGGGCACAACAATTCATCTTTATCGGCTTCAAGGCCATAAATCTCTACGGTCTCTGctcttaaaaaaatacaaatatgatcacagggagagaaaaacaaaggctGGGGAGTGAGGACTGACATGGCTGGTGCCTCCTAAGTGCCTGCcatttttccatctgtgttGATTCTTttaagaggagaggagagggaggcagccGTCGTGGCTGCACATAACGACCGCCGGGATGCAACCATCTTTTGGGGTGAGGGAGAGGGCCGTGTTGTGAATCAGTCTGGCTCTACATGCTATTAAACCAGGGACAGAGAcccttttctctaatctttttGAAAAGGAGCACAAAAACCCTTATTTGGTCGGGCTGAGCAGGAGGAACACTTGGCCGAAAAACTGCAATGAGTCAAAGTAACAAAGAcgacagaggggaaaaaagtgatAAGTGATAATTGTGATAATGTTGGAGGGAGGCCCAAGAAGAGGAGTACTTTGACAGTGAAGTTCAAAGGACAGaaacagatacacagagagaacaaaagaggaaaaaacacagcagcaaccaGATGCCCACTGTATTTTTAGATTGCTGGTGAATCAAAATctgctttgtatttttgtaaaccTTTCATGATGTTAGCCATTTCCGCTGTTTTGATGCAAACATGTCATAACTGTAAAAGTGGATATGCTGCCAGCTTTAAAGAGAGGGTGATGGCATCTCGTGCTGCATTTCGAAACCATAGCAACACCCAAACTGGTTTGCGAAGATGtacagagaaaaagatgaagggTTCACAAAGATGTCCTCACCCTGCATCTGGTAGCTGTAGGGGGCTTGTCCCGTCTGTGGTGTGGTGAAGCCAGAGCTGTAGCTCAGGAAGCCTGTCTGTCCAGGGGACTGGGACTGGCTCAGACCCCCCTCCGTCTTTATGCCTGCCCACAATGGACCTAAATCAGTTAGTGACACCAGATCGGTTTGATGCACAGACAACAGTCAACACACAGGTTTAAATTACACAGCAAAGGGACACAGCCTCTGTTTGTTAGCATAACACACTAATCACAATGAACAAGCAATAATTACATGATTTTTACTCTCATCAGTTGTTTAGAAATATTATCTCACACTGGCTTCTGTCTCACTGCAAAAGAGTTGGCTACGATTGTTTGACTTTTATGCGATCATTAGTATTATTGTTATGATCATCTAAGATAGGTCATCTGTGAAGAGATGCACAAGTAATAcactctgcttttgtttgtgagtTAAGCTTAAACTGGCCACTGCTTACACTGATTCAGTCACGATGCAGTTTCTATGCAGCGGTAGGTTGCAGGACTCCATTCAAATAAACAGTGTAAATTCCTCCACATATTGGATAGTCTTTCGGGGTCAAAACACTCTAAAGACTTTGGACAAATAAAGCCTTCAGTGAGCCACATACTCTGTGCTTTTTCTTGCAATGCCAGAGGAAaccagtttttgttttcagatgtttatcaCTAATCTTTCGGATCTATCTGAACAGCTTGACAAGCAAATTCAGTTTTACTGCAATGGAAGAGAATATGCAGGCACCAAACAACAAGTCAGCATCTCTGCCGCTCCTGCTTTACTGGAGGAATTGTGGGAAAATGGTTTGTTAGGAGTGAGGCCTTGGTCCTGACCAttgggaaggaaaaaaaaatgtaatagtaGTTTTCTCCCCCTGTGTAAGTATACAATGTAAAGAGCATCAACATTATTGACATGCATCTTTTAGCAAGACAAGAGGTTATGAAGTGCATTAGTGAAATCTTACCATAGGCTGGGATACCATAGTGCTGGCCAGGCTGGGGGTAGCTAGCATAAGCTGCGGCCTGCTGCATTCCTGTGGTGTACTGCGTCTGCCCATACGCAGCCATATTTTGGGATGAAGGGGTAGGAAGAATATGCGGATATGTTCTGCTatttgagaaaagaaacaaaagacaaaagtgAGAAAGGAAGGCAGGAAAAAAGGGGGCCATGTTTTACCCCTAAAACCATAACACAAACTCTGCTAACTGACCAATTCCTTGTGATTGTGCTacttcattttaaacactgGGCCAAGCTGTAAGGCAGATAGCATCGCACAGCTCATATACATAGTGAAAGAACAATAAATGGCAAAGGAAATTTTTGCAAGATAATAATTACAACAGATTTCAGAGTGCGCAAGCTGCAGACATCCAGGCAAACAAAGCCGACTGAAAACCCCCGATCGAGCAGAAGGATCTAATTAAAGATCCAAATGAAGCTGGATGCtgcttattttttaaagaaaaataaaagaagccTTACTTGGAAGGGTAAATCTGTGGAGAGAACTGGTGAGTTTGTCTTGGGCTGAAGCCACTGGTTCCAATAGCTGAGGagagttaaaaagaaaagaggcaagcacatatttaaacattaaGAAATAAGGTAAATATTATCTTTTGCCAATAGAACTTCTGGATTCCAAGGAAACAGTAATTACACAGCATTACTCTATTTATTTCGGTAACCTTATTTAAGGTTGAAAACCGGAGAGCAATAATGAAGCAAAATAATCAGGTAAGAACATCAGGTTTTTCTGCTGACCCATGTATCTCTGAGATACTTCTGGGCTACTATGACGACCGCTGGTGTAAACATACACAGGATGGTCTGAATCAGTCTCGGCCTGTAGCTTTGGTTGCCTTGGGCCTTTCAAGCCACAACCACATTGGAAGTGACACCACTGATTGCAGGTAATGAGTGCTACTGCATAATCATTCCTTCATTAAGCGCACGACCATGTGGTTCCACGCTGCAGTTAACTTGTGAGGGTTCAGCCACAAATAACTCACAGAAGCACGCTTGTTTTGAATCTGCAGTAAGATTCATAGAAGACAAACATGGGGCTTTTTTCAATCATCTCACAACACCTCAAATACACTGTTATGaacaagaaaatgtgaatttataTTAGTCTTGTGGCTAATGTTACCtaccaaaaaaagaagaagaacaaataaaatctaaacaaaatttaaaaaaaatctcacacacacacaaactaataaTTTATTGCAAATTAATATCTAAATTTGGAATAAAGCAACTTATAAATGAATAAGTTAAAGTTTAATCTAAATTTgatcaaattaatttaaaaatctGAACAATTCAGGCAACAATCACAAGTCTGCCGCACTACTTGCATTAAACTACACAGTTATGAAACATCTGTCTAATTGGTCGTGACATGTAAAATAAGGGATTTGGTTGCGGGGGAGCGCTAACTGTATGTAACTGTATGCTGTAACCCCTTACACACGTTATTAATATTGAATACTTTTCCCACATCAGCAGCACCTGCCAC
Coding sequences within:
- the eya1 gene encoding eyes absent homolog 1 isoform X5 — translated: MEMQDLASPHSRVSGSSESPNGPNLDNSHINNNSMTPNGTEVKTEPMSSSEIATSVADTSLDSFSGSAIGTSGFSPRQTHQFSPQIYPSNRTYPHILPTPSSQNMAAYGQTQYTTGMQQAAAYASYPQPGQHYGIPAYGIKTEGGLSQSQSPGQTGFLSYSSGFTTPQTGQAPYSYQMQGGTFTTTSGLYAGNNSLTNSTGFNSTQQDYPTYPAFGQGQYAQYYNSSPYTSPYMTSNNTSPSTPSTTTTYTLQEPPTGITSQALTENPAGEYSTIHSPSTPIKDSDSDRLRRASDGKSRGRGRRNNNPSPPPDSDLERVFIWDLDETIIVFHSLLTGSYANRYGRDPPTSVSLGLRMEEMIFNLADTHLFFNDLEECDQVHIDDVSSDDNGQDLSTYNFGADGFHAAATSANLCLATGVRGGVDWMRKLAFRYRRVKEIYTTYKNNVGGLLGPAKREAWLQLRAEIEALTDSWLTLALKALTLIHSRSNCVNILVTTTQLIPALAKVLLYGLGIVFPIENIYSATKIGKESCFERVIQRFGRKVVYIVVGDGVEEEQGSKKHNMPFWRISSHSDLMALHHALDLEYL
- the eya1 gene encoding eyes absent homolog 1 isoform X2, giving the protein MEMQDLASPHSRVSGSSESPNGPNLDNSHINNNSMTPNGTEGDNITMLTTADWLLGSNSQSAAVKTEPMSSSEIATSVADTSLDSFSGSAIGTSGFSPRQTHQFSPQIYPSKTYPHILPTPSSQNMAAYGQTQYTTGMQQAAAYASYPQPGQHYGIPAYGPLWAGIKTEGGLSQSQSPGQTGFLSYSSGFTTPQTGQAPYSYQMQGGTFTTTSGLYAGNNSLTNSTGFNSTQQDYPTYPAFGQGQYAQYYNSSPYTSPYMTSNNTSPSTPSTTTTYTLQEPPTGITSQALTENPAGEYSTIHSPSTPIKDSDSDRLRRASDGKSRGRGRRNNNPSPPPDSDLERVFIWDLDETIIVFHSLLTGSYANRYGRDPPTSVSLGLRMEEMIFNLADTHLFFNDLEECDQVHIDDVSSDDNGQDLSTYNFGADGFHAAATSANLCLATGVRGGVDWMRKLAFRYRRVKEIYTTYKNNVGGLLGPAKREAWLQLRAEIEALTDSWLTLALKALTLIHSRSNCVNILVTTTQLIPALAKVLLYGLGIVFPIENIYSATKIGKESCFERVIQRFGRKVVYIVVGDGVEEEQGSKKHNMPFWRISSHSDLMALHHALDLEYL
- the eya1 gene encoding eyes absent homolog 1 isoform X1, whose protein sequence is MEMQDLASPHSRVSGSSESPNGPNLDNSHINNNSMTPNGTEGDNITMLTTADWLLGSNSQSAAVKTEPMSSSEIATSVADTSLDSFSGSAIGTSGFSPRQTHQFSPQIYPSNRTYPHILPTPSSQNMAAYGQTQYTTGMQQAAAYASYPQPGQHYGIPAYGPLWAGIKTEGGLSQSQSPGQTGFLSYSSGFTTPQTGQAPYSYQMQGGTFTTTSGLYAGNNSLTNSTGFNSTQQDYPTYPAFGQGQYAQYYNSSPYTSPYMTSNNTSPSTPSTTTTYTLQEPPTGITSQALTENPAGEYSTIHSPSTPIKDSDSDRLRRASDGKSRGRGRRNNNPSPPPDSDLERVFIWDLDETIIVFHSLLTGSYANRYGRDPPTSVSLGLRMEEMIFNLADTHLFFNDLEECDQVHIDDVSSDDNGQDLSTYNFGADGFHAAATSANLCLATGVRGGVDWMRKLAFRYRRVKEIYTTYKNNVGGLLGPAKREAWLQLRAEIEALTDSWLTLALKALTLIHSRSNCVNILVTTTQLIPALAKVLLYGLGIVFPIENIYSATKIGKESCFERVIQRFGRKVVYIVVGDGVEEEQGSKKHNMPFWRISSHSDLMALHHALDLEYL
- the eya1 gene encoding eyes absent homolog 1 isoform X4; translation: MEMQDLASPHSRVSGSSESPNGPNLDNSHINNNSMTPNGTEVKTEPMSSSEIATSVADTSLDSFSGSAIGTSGFSPRQTHQFSPQIYPSNRTYPHILPTPSSQNMAAYGQTQYTTGMQQAAAYASYPQPGQHYGIPAYGPLWAGIKTEGGLSQSQSPGQTGFLSYSSGFTTPQTGQAPYSYQMQGGTFTTTSGLYAGNNSLTNSTGFNSTQQDYPTYPAFGQGQYAQYYNSSPYTSPYMTSNNTSPSTPSTTTTYTLQEPPTGITSQALTENPAGEYSTIHSPSTPIKDSDSDRLRRASDGKSRGRGRRNNNPSPPPDSDLERVFIWDLDETIIVFHSLLTGSYANRYGRDPPTSVSLGLRMEEMIFNLADTHLFFNDLEECDQVHIDDVSSDDNGQDLSTYNFGADGFHAAATSANLCLATGVRGGVDWMRKLAFRYRRVKEIYTTYKNNVGGLLGPAKREAWLQLRAEIEALTDSWLTLALKALTLIHSRSNCVNILVTTTQLIPALAKVLLYGLGIVFPIENIYSATKIGKESCFERVIQRFGRKVVYIVVGDGVEEEQGSKKHNMPFWRISSHSDLMALHHALDLEYL